The following are encoded in a window of Carassius auratus strain Wakin unplaced genomic scaffold, ASM336829v1 scaf_tig00021493, whole genome shotgun sequence genomic DNA:
- the LOC113076917 gene encoding gamma-crystallin M2-like, with translation MGKIIFYEGSNFQGRSYECSADCPDTYRYFNCCNSIRVTGGHWVGYEKPNYMGYQYILGRGEYPNFHHWMGFNSCMRSCQMFSPYRGAYRMRIYNRPEMYGHMMEFTDDCPNVYDRFGHHGIYSCNCMEGYWIFYEHPNYRGRQYFMRPGEYRACSEWGCMNPMIGSFRRMRSSLV, from the exons ATGGGAAAG ATCATCTTCTATGAAGGCTCCAACTTCCAGGGGCGCTCTTATGAGTGCTCTGCTGACTGCCCTGACACCTACAGATACTTCAACTGCTGCAACTCCATAAGGGTCACGGGGGGTCACTGGGTTGGCTACGAGAAGCCCAACTATATGGGGTATCAGTACATCCTGGGCCGTGGGGAGTATCCTAACTTTCACCACTGGATGGGCTTCAACAGTTGTATGAGATCTTGTCAGATGTTCTCCCCA TACAGAGGTGCCTACCGCATGAGAATCTACAACAGACCTGAAATGTACGGACACATGATGGAGTTCACAGATGACTGCCCCAATGTCTACGACCGTTTTGGCCACCACGGCATCTACTCCTGTAACTGTATGGAGGGCTACTGGATCTTTTACGAGCACCCCAATTACAGAGGCCGTCAGTATTTCATGCGGCCCGGAGAATACAGAGCCTGCAGCGAATGGGGTTGCATGAATCCCATGATCGGCTCCTTTAGGAGAATGAGGAGCAGTTTAGTGTAA